A segment of the Babylonia areolata isolate BAREFJ2019XMU chromosome 7, ASM4173473v1, whole genome shotgun sequence genome:
tggaaaaaatCCAAGCTGGCACACCATGCCCCTTGTATATATGGGGCAATTTGCATCCCTTTTCTAAATATTCTATTCAGCATGATCAGGAATTCCACATAGTGGACTACTTCCACTGTGCGGACTGCCCTTCTAATTACAGACTATCACCAGTGCTACATTGTCCAGGTGGCAACAACTATTCTGCAGCATATTAGAACTTTTTggaagtatgtgtagtgaaatagaacttatatatatatatatatatatatatatatatatatatatatactgtaggCAAGGGGGCAAAAAACTTGTTCATGGAAGTGTAATGCCAGTACAAGTCCTTGCGCACTAGAACCATATAAGGTTTTTTTAcctccgcaaaaaaaaaaaaaaaagaaagactgatggCCAGCTTACATCTTTTTTTCAGAATAGTGAACAGTTTCTTCAGCTGACTGACgcaacaatatcacacacacacacatatcagacgATCAACAGCATTTATTGGCAGAAAACTCAAGCGATGATCTCATAGGGGATAGGCTGGATCCACTGaggtttgttgtattttgtggaCACAAAGTGACCTTCTCTGGGCTGCTTGGGCTGAAACACAtgaaaagaaacatacacacactttgtctACCATACCATCTACTGGTACCTTACATCATTACTTTTCCCAAATATTCAGATTCCCAGAGTTAAGTTCTgacccaaacaaaaaacgaagccaTTAAGCCCTAGAAGTACACTGTATCTTTAGACTCAGTAgtactctcccacctcctccttgaCCCACATCATAAACCAAATAAccagaaaaggaaatttttttcctgAAATTACGTTTGTCTAACATACTTAAtgtgacccacaagtgcagacaccggcagggagtccgattcctgtcctgtacaaactactactcgcctatgcagagaaaactaaagtagctacagccaataacatcccagaagtaggttacctcccctctgtatccctgactagctttcTCTTTTGACAAATGTTTATGCAAAGAACAAAAGAATGCTACTGACCAAGCACTTGTGCATTTGCGTACAGATGACATTTATTTTCACCAACAGTACATGCCAGTTAACCTTTAATATTCAGATTTAACAGAATCTTAAAAGCCATCAAAGCTGTGGCACAGGAATAGTAAGTTGATGGTCGAAAGCTAAATAAAAAGTCAGTGTGCTAGAGGCAAACAAGATAACAGTGTTTGTATTTCGCAATGagtctacttctttttcttgcaTTAATGGATTTTAACTGTTGAAACATAAAAACTTGTGAATAAAAGTGAAAGCAAGATAATGATGGTTCCTAGGTGTACAATTTCTGGAGTACATGAACATGCTTCAATACAAACCTCTCTCTTGCACTGAACTGCAACCCCCTGTTCTTTGGCAGCTCTCTTCTTTTCCTCGTTCAATTTGACACGGTTCAAGAAGTCCAGACGGCAGTTCGAGTGCTTCACATGCTCAATGCGCACGTTAATCTTCTTGGGGATAATCCGGTTGctgtaaaacaaatgaataaaaatatcTGCAAATCATCACTCCACCCAAATATATCAACTACAAACATACTGAAGACTTGCTTATGATTTTTAAAGCTAAGGAAGGATTGCGAAGTTTGTGCAGTCACAGATaaagaaatctttaaaaaaaaaacttttaaaaatttaCAAAACTGGTGATCTAAGAATGGGGAAGCTTTGAGAAAAACCCATCTAAAATTTGTTTTAACACTTCAACTTCATAACATTCTGATAAGAATATTTATGTCATTCTGATATGAATATTGGAATGCCTGACCTTATCATCCAGACGTGGACATAAACAACATATCACTTAAAGGAATACAGCAACAAAGCTGTAAATGCTAGACCAGCTTGTTCCCTGGTAATCAGTTTTAACAAGACAAGGAAACAAGAATCCTGCACTGAACTGATCTTGTATGAATGGACTGAATCAGTCTGAATGATAAAGAGTATTAGTGAATATTATCAACATATCTGAAAATTAAATTAATAATCATCAATACAACAGAAGTTTACGACTTGTAGAaccggtataaaaaaaaaaaactggccaaAAGACAGATTTGACAAGCATCCCCCAATAATCAAACCATACTTACCCCACTCGCTTGTTGACAACCACCCCAACGGCATGCCGTGTAACGTTGAAGATTCTGCCAGTCTTGCCATGGTAAAACTTGAATGGCATACCCTTCTGGATAGCACCATCACCCTGAACACCACACAAAGTTAATCAAATAAAATGGTTAGGATCTGATGAGACGAGCAGTCACCCATCAGCAGTAACCCTTCAACA
Coding sequences within it:
- the LOC143284062 gene encoding large ribosomal subunit protein eL21-like is translated as MTNPKGYRRGTRYMFSRQFRKKGVTHLSTYMKVYKRGDIVDIKGDGAIQKGMPFKFYHGKTGRIFNVTRHAVGVVVNKRVGNRIIPKKINVRIEHVKHSNCRLDFLNRVKLNEEKKRAAKEQGVAVQCKREPKQPREGHFVSTKYNKPQWIQPIPYEIIA